Part of the Zingiber officinale cultivar Zhangliang chromosome 6A, Zo_v1.1, whole genome shotgun sequence genome, CGCGCTCCGCCAGCCGCGCCGGTCCCTCGCCCACCACTTTCTCCAGTACCTCCAGCAGCGCCTCCACGTTGGGAGCGAACGTGTACCCGAACTCGTCGTCCACCACGATGGTCCCCTTGATGCTGGGAAACCGCGTCGCCGCCACCGGCTTGCCGCACTGCATCGCCTCCATCAGCGTCAGGTCCAGCCCCTGCGGCCGCAGCGTCGGGTTCAGGAACACGTCCAGCGAGTTGTAGAAGGCTCTCAGTTTCTCCGGTGGCACCGGTCCCAGCGCCACCACGTTACGGCCCAGCTCCGCGTACCGTTGCGCCCACGGCCCCGAACCCGCCACCACCAAGTACACGTTCGGATGGCGCAGGGACAACTTGGCGAACGCCTCGTACAGTAGCGGGTGCCCCTTGTCCTTCACCAGCCGCCCCGCCACGCCCATCACCAGAGAGCCGAGGGGTATCTTCATCTCCGCACGGAAGGCGTCGCCGAGGCTGGCGTCCGGGGCGAATTTGTCCTCCTCGACACCGTTGAGGATGACGTGGACGCGGCCGGAGGGGATCTGGTACACGTCGCGCAGCATCTCCCCCGTGCTGTCGCTGATGGCGACGTGGTGGGCGTAGTGGTGGAAAAAGCGGATCTCGTCGAGGACCTTGTAGATGGACCCGCCAAGGGAGCGGTTGAATGCTGGAGAGAGGGGCTCGTCGGGGCGGCGGGTCAAATCCTGGTAGATGCCCGAATGGAGCGCCTCCAGCGAGATGCCGTGCCACGACACGGCGAGGTTAGGAATGCGGCGCGCCCACCGGTGGAACACCGCCACGCTCTCCGAATGCACGACGTCGAAGGCACCGCCATGCTCCACCTCCGCCTCGTACAGCGCCCAGGCCTCGTCGCACCGCCAGTTCGTCCCGGAGAGAAAGTGGAGATGAGGGCCGCCGCCTGCGGCGCCGCCCTCGGCCGGCAGCTCGCCCGAGGAGGGCGCCGAGGTGAAGACGTGGATGGCGTGGCCGCGGCCAGACAGGGCGGAGTGAAGGGTGAGGGCGTGGCGCTCCATGCCACCGGGGGCGGAGGACACCGGCCACTTGCGGGTGAAGACGGCGATGCGCAGGCTGGCGGGCGGgggaccgtcaggggtgaggcGGAGGctgttccaggagaagtgagcGTGGCGGAGGTCCCCGGAGAAGGTTGTAGCCTTGGAAGATGTGGCGGCGTTGCGGTAGGATGGGGTGGAGATGGAAGGGGAGCGGAGGAGCAGGATGGCTACGGCGgagagggtgaggaggaggagaagggtggTGGGGGAGGCGGAGTTAGGCTTCTTGGGGCGGAATGCCATATGACACAGAGGCGTTCGGAACGCCACGCTTCCTTTGATTCCTGGAATAACGTATCACGGTATTAGGTCACCACCATAAAGGGAAGAAGAATTAGGCATGTAATAGATTGCTCCTCGCGTCTTACCTTCGTCCTtgtttttccttctgtgttcgtTTATCGTCCTCTTTCGGCTTCAGTTCGCTTTGGATTTTGGCCTTTCGAATATATAAAAACAGTCATTATAATTATTTGGGCCTTACTTAATACGAGAGTTGACTTTACTTGAATTTGCAGCATAAATTGGAGTCAGTCACATGCTTCCTTGACTTCCCTGCCACTCCTTTCGATGTGAGATCTCGACTTGGACGATTTCTTGAATgcccttcactttcaactgaatAACTGAGACTCTAAGCTTGCAAAGTCAGTTGACTGGgcgtaaacaaacacacagacaTGGAAATTGCTTGTCGATCCATGAAAGTCTAATAATATCTAAATATGGTAGACCATGCGTGATGGCAACTTTGGAAAGGGTGGAAACAAACTTCTAATCTAGACCCATTTTACCTCATAAAGTTACCCTATTGCTAACTTAGAGGATAATACCCAAATGAGTGTCCATACTGATCAACAGCACATTAATAAGTATCAATTTCATTCGGCGATTAAAATAACAAATCTACGTTTGTAAAATATTAGGCTCATCATGGCAAATCCGATTGACACAATAATCATAGTATCTAATAGGCGTCATCATCTTCACCCTCGGAACTATCTTCACTGGAGTGCGGCAGCACAGAAACAACTGCAGAGCAGCAGAACCATTCTCTGTCCTTCAAGAGAAGGCAACTTCCGTCTGAGTTCCATTTGATATCGCATACAACAAAGTCTGGCAATGGAATATTGACACAGCAAGCTCCAGTGGATGTCCACATGTATAACTGAGGGGTCCCAGTACACAGGACAAGCCGAGGGCAAGTAGGATCCCAGGCTACCGCCCGAATTGGATCTTTCTGCACCAATACTGAGACCAACTCAAGGCGTCGAATATCCCATATCCACAGAACAGTTGGCATATTATCATTGCGAGTGCAAACGTATTGACTGTCATTGCTCCATGCTAGTAAACCTGCACACATTGTAATAGTAAATGAATTTCAAATTGTtatttgatgaaaaaggaaaaagtTCCACAATGTAATGAGTTGTTGCGATAAAGAGATTGCACATGTCATATTCTCAAAGGAGAATCACAATTGAgcattatatatattatataccATTTTTCAAGTCTTTATTATTCCAATTACAACTCGATTGAATGATGAAATATGCCAAGGCCGTTTTGTTCTTGAATGTAGATACTCCAACAACTAGATGCAATCTCAGCATAGCTGGTGCAATCACCATGACAATTTTTTTATCATAGTTTAGATGGAAAATTGAAGCATTACTTAATTTCCAAAGACGTGTATGTTTAATTTCAGATATCTTTTTCAAATCTAATCTATTCAGCAAAGCCCATAAGATTTGCAGGATATGTGGTAAATTATGAGAGCATCATTGACGATATAAAGCAATGGTATGAAGAATATCTTTATTCCACATGATAAAAATATAATAGTAGTACTGGATAAAAAAGACAAGTTGATGAGCAGAGAAAAATAAGAACTAGAAAGGCACTTACCAATTCCTTGCTTTGGATTAGGTTTATCTGCTGCTGGCTTTTGGAACGGTACACTGAATGGACAATCTATAACTTTGTACTTGACTCTCAAGTTGCCTTCAGCAGCATTTTCTAGAAAGATGAAGGTTCAATAGACATTGCATGTGTTGAACCATTAGTTGTTATAAAAAGCTCCTTTTCTGAAAAAGGACTTAAAAGTATAAAACTCATTGTCTCAGGGCCTAAATGAGATAATGAGTACAAAACTGTGTCTCATGGTCTTAACTCATTTAACATTTAACTTATTTTGGCTAGATAAAACTTTGAGTCATTTGGTTAGAGCATAAGGCAAACTTGTTTGTCAGTATGAAATACTGCCACTGTCTCAGGGACTAAATGAAAGTAAAAAAACTCCTTATCATAATTAAATAGGATTTCTCAAATCTCATTAATGTACCTCCAATTCTTATTCTAGATGCATTGCAGGGAACCTCAACTGATTCAGAGAGATAAGAATGTCTGAGGAGGACTCAAGCATCATTTCCTTAATCTCTTAGAAgattataaaatctaatttagTCAAATATAACTCTATTAGGAAATGTTTGATGAAATCCACAATTGAAGTGTTTTAAGAAGGATAATGATGTCGTGGAGACCTTGAACTTCCTAATTAATGTTTGGTTCAGGTTAGTCCTTAATTGCCTCAAATTTATCAGGATTTATACAATATCCTTATGTAGAAATGGTAAGCcagaaaaagaggaagaggaagaataaTTAGGAATTTAAAAGGAGCATTGCTCTCTCTCACTCGCTCATCTCATATAGATGTGAAGTATAACAGATATATAGGTATTGCATTGAATACAAATTGATATGCAGGAGATTATAGAAGTGAGACAACACAAACTAGCTTGACATAGTCTGGTCAGTATCTTCTTGACAGATATTGATATTTGATATTGTATCACTTTGGTAATCAGTATTGATACTGAAATTTGAAATCTTGTGAATAACAGCTCCAACAATCAAATGTTACTACAAATGAAATTGAACAACACAATCCTGAAGACCAAAAGTTGTATACTATGCAAGGATTGCTCCAAAAGAAGATGAGTGACATGAAAAATTCTTTCTTCTTGTTTCTTTAGATGGAAAAATTCAAGTAAATCAAAAGCAAAAAGGGAGTTCATGTGACTAATAAAGCATCACATATGTAAAACCATGTAATATAATTATCAGGAAAGCATCAAAAACATCATGTTTCAATAATCATAAATTAGATGTGAATGGTGCATTTTCTACATCTTCAGTTATTTTGCTTTGCAAATCATGATGCTCAAGTATTCAGGTCAAGAGACTTTTGATAAAAATAGTCCATAAACTTACTACAAGAAAAAGAATCATCATTATTCTTACCAGCACAGGTACCTTGTATTCCATGTGGGAAGTTGTCGCTTAGATATAGTTCAGTCATATCAAGTTGCAAAGGTTCATCAACTTCCTACCACAGATATTCATATCTTGGAATTAACAGTTAGTGGGACAACTGAAACATGTGAGGCAAAATGAGTGTGAATAGTGCATATATGCTCACCTTGAAGAGAACTGCATTACACGGACTGCGAATGGTAGTTACATGTGAGAATTCAGCAAAAGTTTTCCATGTCAGGTGGTTGAGGGCCCGTAACATCTGATCATAGCTACCAACAGCCAGGAATTGGCCACATGGAGACCAGGCAACAGTCTTTACACCTAATCCACTATCACATGGTTGATACTTGAATAAGCATCTACCATCTGGAGAATAAATCAGAACCTGTGTATCATAAGTATTAATGTAGCACTTAATGCAAACAGCCGAGGGCATGACAGAAAGTTTAGGTTGAAGCAGATGTAATAGCAAGCAACCTTTTAGTTTATTGAGGCAGTCCTAGCAAACTGGATACAACCCTTGATGACCAATCTCATTAACCCCTACCAATCAGACTTAGTCAAAGGCAGATAGATTGACAAAGTCCAGATGACCCTCACTCACGCAATGAAGGAGATGTACCATGTTTCATGCACACACAAGACTTTTTCAAGTATTTCAACTCAGTCTTATCGGATACACTCCCAAAGTGCATATGCACCTCAGTGATTCACCATTGCATGTGTTACCAATTGTTCACCAACAGTCATAGATTGAAGCAGGGGGCTCACTGCTAATTTTTTATGGCATGACATGTAAAGAGATGAATATTGATTTTTGTGGCTCAGTGTTTATTGGGTTTGTAGGTTAAGGAAGAACGCTAAATACCAGCAGGATTGTTGCAGAAAGATTCAGTTTAAAAGTTGTAATGAAAACATTTTACTATGTATTTTATTGTTGGTCTTCTAAGATTTCAAGGGATGAAATTATATTTGGATGATAATCAACTGTTAATCTAGGTTGGTAATTTTCTACCCATTTGCAAAATGGATGCATTAGAAAGCCTAGTTGGATCAAATTCCATGGAAATTACCAAACCCCTTGAATGTCCTAGTATCATTTTCATTTGAAAGGCCTATTTCATGTTGAGGTTTTGGCAGAGTTCCTAGAGAGCTTTGAGCAAAAAAAATTTTTCCAACACCTCTTCACCCTCATAGAAATGGCCCTATTAAAAGCTCTACCTGGGAAAGCATGAAGTTCCACAATGTTGTTGGATGAAGTTTACATATCTCCAAATAACTGAGAGTAACTCTCTGTCTCTCTCTTTAATTATGTCTAAGTAAACAACGTAAATGAAATAGAACAGATATGGGATAGAACAATTCTTTCTTTACTTTTTTCTCTTCCCTTAAAGTATTTCACTCGCCTTCTATTCTTTCTGTCCATGTACAGTGTGTGTGTTTCCCCGTAAAAAAAAAGGTTTTAACATTAGCAAATCTTAAGTAATATCTGAAAAGTTAATGATGAATTTCTGTTCCAGAATAGTAGATCTAAAGCATATGCTGTTAAAATAATGATTTCATTTTCCATCGGAagagaatattaaaaaaaaagcaTACTGACAAACAAACAGAGTAAATTTTTAGACCAGCATTAACAAGTTaataaattttagcattattaaTCATGGAACAATTTTTTAGGAATATGGTTATATCGAAATACTTGATTTAAAGGTACAAATACAATAACAAGTATCcttccattaaaaaaaaaaagaagaaaactaatCTTTAGAAGATCAAATCATTATCACCTTGTATTCGAGAAGAGAGTCCCAGATAACGATGGTACTATCATCCGGAGACCACTCAGCGCCTGATAAATCTATTGTGTCAACAGCATAAGCGCCCATAATTTCCCATGTCTGACAGGAAAGCAAATTTATAAAGTCTTTACAATCACGCCTTGTGCATACTGCAGCAAACTTGCCATCTTTAGTGAAAGAAACACCTCTTGAAGCAAGTTTTGGCCACTGCACATGAACACAGGCAGTGTTTAGCAGTGACCAAACAGTCAATCTCAGCTGAAACTCTGATGTAGTCAGTATGTGACGACTGTCAGGGCTCCACCTTGCATATAAAACTCCAGCAGGGCCTTCGTCTATTCTGCATGTCCATTCTGGTTGGGTTAGTGACCATGCCTGTACTACCGGTTTCTTGTGAAGACCGCAAAGTATGTATTCAGAATCCAAGGCCCATTCAATATATCTTATCTTGTCCACACATGAAAAGAGTTGAATGACCTATGGAGACGGAGCAAATCAACTATAATATCACAAAAGCATTTTTCAGAATAGTTAATGAgcagaaatatatattttttcctttttgaagTAACTCACGGAGCAAGTATGCTTTATGATAATTACAGTCAGctgagaatttattaacaaaattatTCCGTCTTCATACGCAAAATTCATAAAAACAGAGGGCATAGAATTGAATCTAAAAGATACAAAATTCATCCATAGATGCAGAGTTAATTCTTCTAACGAATGAATCAATTGTAAAAGAACCAAGATTTCAACACGCATTTCCTTCCACCAAATTCCCTGAAACTCTGAAAGCAAGAAGCGCGGAATCTATAAATAACTGCGAAACACTTGTTACCTTGAGGGAGACGACTTCACGGATAACGAGGCGATAATCCACAGCGACGGCAAGGAACCGGGAGTTGGGCGAGAAACAGCAGGGACCCGATTGCTTATACGGATCCGTGAACTCCATGGATCTAATGGGAAATCGTAATGGGAGGAAACCCTAAGAGATCGCTGATGCGGGGCGAGCAATCGCCGCGAGATTAGTCGTCGGGGCGCATGACGAGCGGAATGTGGAAACCCTAGGCaggaaaaaggaagaagaggcGCTTTTGTGCCTGTTTCGAATGAGCAACGGAGCGGTACAATAATTAGAGAAAATAAAAACACTGGGAGCGGAGGCACTATAGAAGAAGGAAATTcaagttgaaaaaacaaaaatcctgtgttttgaaataaaaaaaaatggaattcATAGAATACTAAACTTGTATATCATTAATTAATATCCTTTAATTACAAAAACAATAGTCTATAGCAAGTGTCGACTAGCTCGGGGCCCAACTGGTACCAATCAAAGGGAGCAGCGCTCATTGTTCATGCATGCACCGGTTTATTGAATTTGTTGGCATAAGAGTTCAAACTTCTTGAAGGGCTTTCATCTCTTGCCCTTCGTCCTGTACTTTTGAGGACGACTTATCGATCCCGATCGATCTGAAGCAAGTGATGTTCGCAAGAGTTCCCACGGCATCGACGACCCCCTCGATCCTCGACGATGTTTCTATCAACAGCGACGCCATTGTCATAAGCGGCACAATGTCGAGCAGGCTCAGCGCCGCAGCTCCACTGCTCTTGTTCTCTTCGTCTTTCGATTGCGTCGTGGCTTGGGTCAGTAACAGTCGGTCGGGGAGCGATGACAAAGCGATCTGGAGCTCCTGCACCGCGAGCTTCATCTCCTCGACAAATAAGTTAATGCTCGGAGACCTTTTCATCATGCTGATCGAGCTCGATAGCTCCCTCAGCACCTTGGACGAGTCGGAGCTTAGTTTGACGCAAGCATCTCTGAGATGTTTCTTCAAGCTTTCAGGTGCCTGATATCAGATTAATTATTCAGATTTGTCCTCTGGTATGTATGATCTGAATcgttaattagtttaattttattattaattacctTCGTTTTTGAATTGAGACTAGCATGGAGGGATTCCACGCAGTAAGCGCAGTGCCTCGTGGAAGATCCAACCTTGAGGTACTGCTTCCATGGATGCCTAAATCCGAAACGACCATGCGCCGGTTCCCATCTCGCCAAATTGGCATGTGAATCCTCCGACGCTTTGGAGTTAATTACAGACTCGTAGGCCTTGGAGCGGGGAGACGAAGAACACTCTTCTCCATTCGTGTTGTTGTGATCAGCAGTAACGAAGTAATCTTCCACGCAACCTGGACGCTCATTCTTAGTCTTTGGCAAAACTCAAACTGTTTTTATGACTGAAGAGATGGAAGAAGCTAAGGCACATACCCTCCAAGGAGTCCGCGAGCTTTGCCATGTTGCTAGAGATGAGGAGGTGGAGCTCCTGGCCGGACCAAACAGGGGAAAAGAGCACGCAGACGGAGATGGTTATTCCGATGCCAATGGCGATCGTCGAGACGCGTTGTATGGCTAAGTCCATCAGTTCATCGACGCGGTAGCCCGAGACAGCTACCAAGCTGAAGGTGAGGATGAATATGGTGACGCCGTAGTCGAAACGAGCTTTCACAGTCGGTATGAACCGAGAAAAAGTTGCTGCTGAAGCTGTTGCACCAGAAAGAAGGGAAGGAAAAAAAACATGAAGCGCTGTGCGTTATTGGGTGAACGTTGAGAGCTGTTGTTGTTGCTCACGTACCTAAAAGGAAGACTGACGCGCTAAGAATCAGTGGCTCCACCTTTTGGCCCGACTTGGTTGCCACCCAGTCGATTCCCACTGCAAGGGCGCCGGCGCTAAGTGTCGCTATGGCTCTGTTTATTGCTTTGTACAAGCACCCACCTGTATCCGTGCCATTAGCAACAAGTGGACTATgacaaaaaagaagaagaggaagaaattttatttaactcTGGACTCACCGACTGTATAttcgaagacgacgacgacggtCATCACAGCCCACATGGCCGAGCTCCCGAAGCCATTGTACAGGGGCCGAGCGTAGTAGAAGAGAGACACCAGAGTGAGGGCGACGCCTACTTTAATGCCGTGTATGACCTTCCTCGGATCGTCTGCGCCCATCTTCCAGACTTTCTTCCCGAACGTCGACACCTTCGCCATGGTTCCTACTCCGAACTCAACCAGTCGGCGCCGAATCCTACAGTTCCAACCGGAGACGGGTTCTGCCGTCGTGGATGAGCCTTCGGGGACGGTCACTCGCCATCCCAAACTGACAGGCACTTCCTTTTGGCTGCTCATAATTCCACTCTATGCAAGTTAAGCAGCTAATTGGGATGCTGTGAGGTCAACTTCCTTGGTCGAACATTTATATAAGGGTGGAAGATGGGAAAGCTGGTGTACGTACGGAAGGATAGTGTTAT contains:
- the LOC121997980 gene encoding uncharacterized protein LOC121997980, translated to MAFRPKKPNSASPTTLLLLLTLSAVAILLLRSPSISTPSYRNAATSSKATTFSGDLRHAHFSWNSLRLTPDGPPPASLRIAVFTRKWPVSSAPGGMERHALTLHSALSGRGHAIHVFTSAPSSGELPAEGGAAGGGPHLHFLSGTNWRCDEAWALYEAEVEHGGAFDVVHSESVAVFHRWARRIPNLAVSWHGISLEALHSGIYQDLTRRPDEPLSPAFNRSLGGSIYKVLDEIRFFHHYAHHVAISDSTGEMLRDVYQIPSGRVHVILNGVEEDKFAPDASLGDAFRAEMKIPLGSLVMGVAGRLVKDKGHPLLYEAFAKLSLRHPNVYLVVAGSGPWAQRYAELGRNVVALGPVPPEKLRAFYNSLDVFLNPTLRPQGLDLTLMEAMQCGKPVAATRFPSIKGTIVVDDEFGYTFAPNVEALLEVLEKVVGEGPARLAERGRACKNYAQSMFTATKMSLAYERLFLCIKNNTYCSYPLPFD
- the LOC121995301 gene encoding aluminum-activated malate transporter 10-like — translated: MSSQKEVPVSLGWRVTVPEGSSTTAEPVSGWNCRIRRRLVEFGVGTMAKVSTFGKKVWKMGADDPRKVIHGIKVGVALTLVSLFYYARPLYNGFGSSAMWAVMTVVVVFEYTVGGCLYKAINRAIATLSAGALAVGIDWVATKSGQKVEPLILSASVFLLASAATFSRFIPTVKARFDYGVTIFILTFSLVAVSGYRVDELMDLAIQRVSTIAIGIGITISVCVLFSPVWSGQELHLLISSNMAKLADSLEGCVEDYFVTADHNNTNGEECSSSPRSKAYESVINSKASEDSHANLARWEPAHGRFGFRHPWKQYLKVGSSTRHCAYCVESLHASLNSKTKAPESLKKHLRDACVKLSSDSSKVLRELSSSISMMKRSPSINLFVEEMKLAVQELQIALSSLPDRLLLTQATTQSKDEENKSSGAAALSLLDIVPLMTMASLLIETSSRIEGVVDAVGTLANITCFRSIGIDKSSSKVQDEGQEMKALQEV
- the LOC121997981 gene encoding WD repeat-containing protein WRAP73-like isoform X1 — translated: MEFTDPYKQSGPCCFSPNSRFLAVAVDYRLVIREVVSLKVIQLFSCVDKIRYIEWALDSEYILCGLHKKPVVQAWSLTQPEWTCRIDEGPAGVLYARWSPDSRHILTTSEFQLRLTVWSLLNTACVHVQWPKLASRGVSFTKDGKFAAVCTRRDCKDFINLLSCQTWEIMGAYAVDTIDLSGAEWSPDDSTIVIWDSLLEYKVLIYSPDGRCLFKYQPCDSGLGVKTVAWSPCGQFLAVGSYDQMLRALNHLTWKTFAEFSHVTTIRSPCNAVLFKEVDEPLQLDMTELYLSDNFPHGIQGTCAENAAEGNLRVKYKVIDCPFSVPFQKPAADKPNPKQGIGLLAWSNDSQYVCTRNDNMPTVLWIWDIRRLELVSVLVQKDPIRAVAWDPTCPRLVLCTGTPQLYMWTSTGACCVNIPLPDFVVCDIKWNSDGSCLLLKDREWFCCSAVVSVLPHSSEDSSEGEDDDAY
- the LOC121997981 gene encoding WD repeat-containing protein WRAP73-like isoform X2, with protein sequence MEFTDPYKQSGPCCFSPNSRFLAVAVDYRLVIREVVSLKVIQLFSCVDKIRYIEWALDSEYILCGLHKKPVVQAWSLTQPEWTCRIDEGPAGVLYARWSPDSRHILTTSEFQLRLTVWSLLNTACVHVQWPKLASRGVSFTKDGKFAAVCTRRDCKDFINLLSCQTWEIMGAYAVDTIDLSGAEWSPDDSTIVIWDSLLEYKVLIYSPDGRCLFKYQPCDSGLGVKTVAWSPCGQFLAVGSYDQMLRALNHLTWKTFAEFSHVTTIRSPCNAVLFKEVDEPLQLDMTELYLSDNFPHGIQENAAEGNLRVKYKVIDCPFSVPFQKPAADKPNPKQGIGLLAWSNDSQYVCTRNDNMPTVLWIWDIRRLELVSVLVQKDPIRAVAWDPTCPRLVLCTGTPQLYMWTSTGACCVNIPLPDFVVCDIKWNSDGSCLLLKDREWFCCSAVVSVLPHSSEDSSEGEDDDAY